One Branchiostoma floridae strain S238N-H82 chromosome 1, Bfl_VNyyK, whole genome shotgun sequence genomic region harbors:
- the LOC118422267 gene encoding juvenile hormone acid O-methyltransferase-like produces the protein MNPDSSGGGYTKARSMQHRDALLLLGQHLAWRDGDVVLDVGCGTGEIARHIADRKEVATVVGLDISKDMVNFATSSNTAEKASFHVLDIQDESGIREDWRGKFTKAVSFHTVHWIPNKERFLANVHMCLEKGGELLFNLFAGVPAIKVARDIKHHPKWREYLTDYALQLYEWPKGDVAGMSHLLEECGFEVVTCEVHTLTFKLDSLEKEKAFSRPLLGHLQYIPEEKQDDFLEDAISMARELYQKDEEGRVAWEMPQIVVHARKL, from the exons ATGAATCCGGATTCGTCCGGCGGTGGGTACACGAAGGCCCGCTCGATGCAGCACCGGGACGCGCTCCTGCTGCTCGGGCAGCACCTGGCCTGGCGGGACGGGGACGTCGTGCTTGACGTTGGCTGTGGAACAGGGGAGATAGCAAG ACACATCGCAGATCGGAAGGAGGTCGCGACAGTGGTGGGGCTGGACATTTCCAAGGACATGGTCAACTTTGCCACCTCCAGCAACACGGCGGAGAAAGCCTCTTTCCACGTGCTGGATATCCAGGACGAGTCTGGCATCAGGGAGGACTGGCGGGGGAAGTTTACAAAGGCCGTCAGCTTTCACACTGTGCACTGGATACCGAACAAGGAAAGGTTTCTGGCGAATGTTCACATGTGTTTGGAGAAAG GTGGGGAACTCCTCTTCAACTTGTTCGCAGGGGTCCCAGCGATCAAGGTGGCGCGTGACATCAAACACCACCCCAAGTGGCGGGAATATCTGACGGACTACGCGCTGCAGTTATACGAGTGGCCAAAAGGGGACGTTGCTGGCATGTCACACCTGCTGGAGGAGTGCGGCTTCGAGGTGGTGACGTGCGAGGTTCACACTCTCACCTTCAAGCTCGATTCCTTGGAAAAAGAAAAGGCTTTCTCTCGCCCACTTCTAGGACATCTACAGTACATTCCCGAGGAAAAGCAGGACGACTTTCTGGAGGATGCCATCAGTATGGCTCGTGAGTTGTACCAGAAAGACGAAGAGGGACGAGTTGCTTGGGAGATGCCTCAAATCGTGGTGCACGCGCGGAAGTTGTAG
- the LOC118425660 gene encoding L-2-hydroxyglutarate dehydrogenase, mitochondrial-like — MAAPINANKHRTASHQSGHNSGVIHSGIYYTPGSLKARLCVEGLDLAYKYCDENNIPYKKTGKLIVAVDQEEVPRLEKLYERGQQNGVKGLRIIGAQEIREMEPHCRGVKALDSPNTGIVDWGVVARSYGRNFQQSGGQVFTEFEVTDFKITSMDSPQIVFLLTYLSEYVTIISQQTVSARYVLSCGGLYSDRLAEKSGCSSVPKIVGFRGDYLLLKPEKCHLVKGNIYPVPNPAFPFLGVHFTPRMDGSMWLGPNAVLAFKREGYKLLDFNLKDTVDALGFKGLRKLVYKHWQFGVGELWRGFNMAAQVKKLQRYVPELRVQDVTRGPSGVRAQALDEEGQLVDDFVFDGGVGELGSRMLHVRNAPSPAATSSLAIAKMIADEVQSKFEL, encoded by the exons atggcggcgcccataaATGCCAACAAACacagaacag CATCTCATCAGAGTGGGCACAACAGTGGAGTGATCCACAGCGGCATCTACTACACACCCGGCTCCCTGAAGGCACGGCTGTGTGTGGAGGGGCTGGACCTGGCCTACAAGTACTGCGATGAAAACAACATTCCATACAAGAAGACAGGAAAG CTGATAGTAGCGGTGGATCAGGAGGAGGTGCCCAGGCTGGAGAAGCTGTATGAACGAGGGCAGCAGAACGGTGTGAAGGGACTCCGCATCATCGGGGCACAGGAGATCAGGGAGATGGAGCCTCACTGTCGG GGGGTAAAAGCTCTGGACTCCCCTAACACTGGAATAGTGGACTGGGGTGTGGTGGCAAGGTCATACGGCAGGAACTTTCAGCAGAGTGGGGGGCAGGTTTTTACTGAGTTTGAGGTAACAGACTTCAAAATTACATCGATGGATAGTCCG CAAATTGTTTTCTTGTTAACGTACTTAAGTGAGTATGTCACTATCATCTCTCAGCAAACAGTCAGTGCGAGGTATGTGCTGTCCTGCGGAGGCCTTTACTCAGACAGACTGGCGGAGAAGTCCGGCTGCAGCAGCGTGCCGAAGATTGTGGGTTTCCGCGGGGACTACCTGCTGCTGAAGCCTGAGAAGTGCCACCTGGTTAAGGGCAACATCTACCCT GTTCCCAACCCTGCCTTCCCCTTCCTGGGTGTCCACTTCACACCGAGGATGGACGGTAGCATGTGGCTCGGGCCAAACGCTGTCCTCGCTTTCAAGAGAGAAGGTTATAAACTGCTGGACTTCAACCTTAAAGATACTGTAGATGCTCTAGGCTTCAA GGGTCTGCGTAAACTGGTGTACAAACACTGGCAGTTTGGCGTGGGGGAGCTTTGGAGAGGATTCAACATGGCAGCTCAGGTCAAGAAGCTGCAGAGATATGTGCCTGAACTCAGGGTGCAGGATGTCACCAG GGGCCCATCAGGAGTGCGTGCCCAGGCGCTAGATGAGGAGGGGCAGCTGGTGGATGACTTTGTGTTTGACGGCGGAGTCGGAGAGCTGGGCAGTCGGATGTTACACGTCAGGAACGCCCCGTCTCCTGCCGCTACCTCGTCTCTCGCCATCGCTAAAATGATCGCTGATGAGGTCCAGAGCAAGTTTGAActgtaa